In the genome of Marinicella rhabdoformis, one region contains:
- a CDS encoding helix-turn-helix domain-containing protein, whose product MSNKESTTGGNSTSNPPSNPPPTGKQVRQMCKSRKSQKKVILETAQRDGSISSEQMKAMGFYSGNKRISELKEDGHIFIKTQDWKRNGLATYHYLGHKGDANE is encoded by the coding sequence ATGTCAAACAAAGAAAGCACTACTGGCGGCAATTCTACCAGTAATCCACCAAGCAATCCACCACCAACAGGCAAACAGGTTCGGCAGATGTGCAAAAGCCGTAAAAGCCAAAAGAAAGTCATACTTGAAACCGCCCAACGTGATGGTTCAATTAGTTCTGAACAAATGAAAGCAATGGGCTTTTATTCTGGAAATAAACGAATTTCTGAATTAAAAGAAGATGGGCATATATTCATCAAAACCCAAGACTGGAAACGGAATGGCTTGGCTACTTACCATTACCTTGGTCATAAAGGTGATGCCAATGAGTAA
- a CDS encoding glycosyltransferase family 2 protein: MIKISAVVTSFNSEQTIKKCLQSLAWADEIIILDSFSEDKTLDFINEFKETFANKVQFQQVEFQGFAKQKQAVIDLASHDWVLLLDDDECLTPKAIKKIKTWRQSIPKAHAFALPRIEWVFWHWSHPWVKRNEFVRLFNKKHAYMSQDLVHESIQVEGKTKRLYAPFKHFSETSIQLKLDKINQYSALAAEQKFQNGTRCSGVRLIFYPVFYFFRQYFVRRQIFNGFAGLIKATLNSYYAYLKYAKLYELQKKKD; this comes from the coding sequence ATGATTAAAATATCGGCAGTTGTCACCAGCTTTAATTCAGAACAAACCATTAAAAAATGTTTGCAGAGCCTGGCATGGGCAGATGAAATCATTATTTTAGACTCGTTCAGTGAAGATAAAACTTTGGATTTCATTAACGAGTTTAAAGAAACATTTGCCAATAAGGTGCAGTTTCAACAAGTTGAGTTTCAAGGTTTTGCGAAACAAAAGCAAGCCGTGATAGACTTGGCTTCTCATGATTGGGTGCTGTTGTTGGATGATGATGAGTGTTTAACGCCCAAAGCGATAAAAAAAATTAAAACATGGCGGCAGTCTATACCCAAAGCGCATGCTTTTGCTTTGCCCAGAATTGAATGGGTGTTTTGGCATTGGTCTCATCCTTGGGTCAAAAGAAATGAATTCGTCAGGTTGTTTAATAAAAAACATGCTTATATGAGTCAGGACTTGGTTCATGAATCTATTCAAGTGGAAGGTAAAACTAAACGACTTTATGCGCCATTTAAACACTTTAGTGAAACATCAATTCAATTGAAGCTTGATAAAATAAATCAATATTCAGCATTGGCGGCAGAACAAAAATTTCAGAATGGTACTCGTTGTAGTGGGGTGAGGTTGATTTTTTATCCTGTGTTTTACTTTTTCAGACAGTACTTTGTCAGGCGACAAATCTTTAATGGCTTTGCCGGCCTCATCAAAGCCACTTTGAACAGTTATTATGCCTATTTAAAATACGCCAAATTGTATGAGCTTCAAAAAAAGAAAGACTGA
- the trmH gene encoding tRNA (guanosine(18)-2'-O)-methyltransferase TrmH: MTPERFKNLQQVLSQRQMDLTVLMDGVHKPHNFNAIIRTCDAIGVFEAHLVPVEGGYKPFSITAKGAQKYVYTHKHETVEKGIEHLKSEGKQVLAAHWSEKAVDFRTIDYTKPTAIVMGSELRGLSKKAADAVDQHVTIPMMGMVESLNVSVACAVILHQAQEQRLKAGLYDTRALSDADYERLLFEWSWPKIARLCRRLNKPYPLLNEDGDFNKF; the protein is encoded by the coding sequence ATGACTCCAGAAAGATTTAAAAATTTACAGCAGGTATTGTCACAACGTCAAATGGACTTAACTGTGTTAATGGATGGTGTGCATAAGCCGCATAATTTCAATGCCATCATTCGAACCTGTGATGCCATAGGTGTTTTTGAAGCCCATTTGGTTCCTGTTGAAGGTGGTTATAAACCTTTTTCAATTACGGCCAAAGGTGCACAAAAATATGTCTATACACACAAGCATGAAACAGTTGAAAAAGGCATTGAACATCTCAAATCTGAAGGAAAGCAAGTTTTAGCGGCACATTGGTCTGAAAAGGCAGTAGATTTTCGCACCATAGATTACACCAAACCAACAGCTATTGTTATGGGCTCGGAATTACGCGGCTTATCAAAAAAAGCAGCTGATGCAGTTGATCAACATGTGACGATTCCCATGATGGGTATGGTGGAATCTTTGAATGTTTCAGTGGCTTGTGCAGTGATATTGCATCAAGCCCAAGAGCAGCGTCTGAAGGCGGGTTTGTATGATACTCGTGCGTTGTCAGATGCAGATTATGAGCGGTTATTATTTGAATGGAGTTGGCCTAAGATTGCTAGATTATGTCGCCGTTTAAACAAGCCTTATCCACTCTTAAATGAAGATGGGGACTTTAATAAATTTTGA
- a CDS encoding O-antigen ligase family protein, with product MNMPSEIKRKSVDTDWGIKTVCFLLFLVPVLLPFGRLYELPVLLLSVFGLIHAIKGRHELSSNHTVKLFSSVYALYFLLMFVASIDSYWPDKSWLVTWGSLRFYFAGLAVLLFCSESKYKIHSTLLMSITVLMTFWSVDALVQYLLGHDLFGIQSYPGRLSGVFGMNVKLGPVLALFLPFALMYLKQKSPWLRWLVVAVLLLVIVLSGTRSAWLMAAFVMLAFWWTQVKGRRLVLMVKSMLFLMVATLLLWKVSPDFKQRLERSAAVFQGDSAGLDFALADRLPIWQTAWEMIKAHPLNGVGPRAFRKAYPDYAASNDVWLAQNTQGLHAHHWLLEVMAETGVFGLLLFSAMAFILIQIMIKHKSNQCLWAPAVALVAAFLPVVSLYSIFSSFWSMCLWWVLVLFFVAVKDD from the coding sequence ATGAACATGCCCAGTGAAATCAAGCGCAAATCAGTCGATACAGACTGGGGTATAAAAACGGTATGTTTTTTGTTGTTTTTGGTTCCTGTTTTATTGCCGTTTGGACGCCTGTATGAGTTGCCGGTGTTATTGTTGTCTGTTTTCGGCTTAATTCATGCAATCAAAGGTCGGCATGAATTGTCTTCAAACCATACCGTAAAACTATTCAGTTCAGTCTATGCTTTGTATTTTTTGTTGATGTTTGTTGCATCAATAGATTCATATTGGCCTGATAAGTCCTGGTTGGTGACATGGGGGTCATTACGATTTTATTTTGCCGGTTTGGCTGTTTTGCTGTTCTGCTCTGAAAGCAAGTATAAAATACATTCAACATTACTGATGTCAATCACGGTATTGATGACATTTTGGTCAGTAGATGCCTTGGTGCAATACCTATTAGGCCATGATCTGTTCGGCATTCAATCATACCCTGGCCGATTGTCTGGTGTTTTTGGAATGAATGTTAAGTTGGGGCCGGTTTTGGCGTTATTTTTGCCTTTTGCTTTGATGTATTTAAAACAAAAATCTCCGTGGTTACGGTGGTTGGTTGTGGCTGTGTTGCTGTTGGTCATTGTATTAAGTGGAACACGTTCTGCTTGGTTGATGGCAGCTTTTGTTATGTTGGCTTTTTGGTGGACTCAAGTTAAAGGTCGTCGATTGGTGTTGATGGTTAAGTCAATGTTGTTTCTCATGGTGGCTACTTTATTATTATGGAAAGTTTCACCAGATTTTAAACAAAGACTGGAGCGCAGCGCAGCAGTCTTTCAAGGTGACAGTGCAGGTCTGGATTTTGCATTGGCTGATAGGTTACCTATATGGCAGACGGCCTGGGAAATGATTAAAGCACACCCTTTGAATGGCGTAGGACCTAGGGCATTTCGCAAAGCTTACCCCGATTATGCAGCTAGCAATGATGTCTGGCTGGCTCAAAATACCCAAGGGTTGCATGCTCACCATTGGTTATTGGAAGTGATGGCAGAAACAGGTGTGTTTGGTTTGTTGCTTTTTTCTGCCATGGCCTTTATCCTTATTCAAATCATGATCAAGCATAAATCAAACCAGTGTTTGTGGGCGCCAGCTGTGGCCTTGGTTGCGGCTTTTTTGCCGGTGGTGTCTTTGTATTCTATCTTTTCTTCATTTTGGTCAATGTGTCTTTGGTGGGTTTTGGTGTTGTTTTTTGTGGCGGTGAAAGATGATTAA
- a CDS encoding helix-turn-helix transcriptional regulator: protein MQKQLNTERAYSTKELCSIFQIHKSTVRRWVIDGTLPAPIKLGRSTRFLKSEIDQIIQAKKDERVI, encoded by the coding sequence ATGCAAAAGCAGTTAAACACAGAAAGAGCATACAGCACCAAAGAACTGTGCTCTATTTTTCAAATTCACAAATCCACGGTGCGCCGATGGGTAATTGATGGAACCCTACCAGCACCAATCAAGTTGGGGCGCAGTACCCGATTCTTAAAATCTGAGATTGATCAGATTATCCAAGCAAAGAAAGATGAGCGAGTGATATGA
- the ispE gene encoding 4-(cytidine 5'-diphospho)-2-C-methyl-D-erythritol kinase: MESITTISPAKINLMLRVLNQRGDGYHELQTVFKLLDWGDQMIFTFNDLDGDSKVSITGFKNLLLENNLIYQASELLRPFIQTPFNVAIDVKKSIPQGGGLGGGSSNAATTLTILNAHWGCQLSQEELMAMALKLGADVPFFVFAHDALATGVGENLSPIDLPVKHVLLLFPDCTVTTGDVFKDSKLKRNQLAVSEKLVLNESSWINDCLPVVLSNYPKIKKVYDGASVDYKVYLSGTGSTLFILFDDISQAEKAKKMAQAICKCHLINAKK, translated from the coding sequence ATGGAATCCATAACAACAATTAGCCCGGCCAAAATCAATTTAATGCTGCGTGTATTAAATCAAAGGGGTGATGGCTATCATGAACTACAAACTGTATTCAAATTATTAGACTGGGGAGATCAGATGATCTTCACATTCAATGATTTGGATGGTGACTCAAAAGTATCTATAACAGGGTTCAAAAATTTATTACTTGAAAATAATTTAATCTATCAAGCAAGTGAGTTACTCAGGCCGTTTATTCAAACCCCTTTTAATGTGGCCATTGATGTTAAAAAAAGCATTCCACAAGGTGGAGGTTTGGGTGGGGGCAGTTCTAATGCGGCTACTACGCTGACCATTTTAAATGCACATTGGGGCTGTCAGTTAAGTCAAGAGGAATTGATGGCAATGGCATTAAAATTAGGGGCCGACGTTCCCTTCTTTGTGTTTGCACATGATGCCTTGGCAACAGGCGTTGGTGAAAATTTGTCACCAATTGATTTGCCAGTAAAGCATGTATTGCTGCTGTTTCCTGATTGTACAGTGACAACTGGTGATGTATTCAAAGACAGCAAGCTAAAAAGAAATCAGTTGGCAGTTTCTGAAAAGCTCGTTTTGAATGAATCATCATGGATTAATGATTGTTTGCCGGTTGTGTTATCAAACTATCCTAAAATCAAAAAAGTGTATGATGGTGCCAGTGTTGATTACAAAGTATATTTGAGTGGGACGGGTTCAACGCTGTTTATACTTTTTGATGACATTAGCCAAGCTGAAAAAGCTAAAAAAATGGCACAAGCGATATGCAAGTGCCATTTGATTAATGCAAAAAAGTAG
- a CDS encoding tyrosine-type recombinase/integrase, translating to MVYRKCTTTMKLNISTINALKHEKKQYKVFDGGGLFLLVHPNGSKYWRLNYRYQGKQKTIALGVFGKGADHITLAKARQLAQEVKKLLAEGKDPSEEKKEQTAKTKGTNSFETIARQWIDSKSEQWTERHTKAVLKTLEQNIFPYIGTDPINTITSQKLLATLRRIEKRGSLEMLKKIRQRCNGIFVFAKISGLIESNPAEGISQVLKTHKANNHRSINLSELPELVNAINTFTLEPTTKTGLLIALYTFQRTNEIRFAQWHEFDFEAGKWSIPAARMKMKRDHVVPLSKQAIEALKSLQPITGHYPFVFASTHKPNTQPFSENAMLFALYRMGFNGRHTVHGCRHLASTTLNEMGFDSRWIEKQLSHEDKNTIRGTYNKAEYMPERTKMMQQWADFVDQADGSNIVPIGHKKTKQSADSNANTTM from the coding sequence ATGGTATATCGTAAATGTACCACCACAATGAAACTGAACATCAGCACCATCAACGCCCTCAAACATGAAAAGAAGCAATACAAAGTATTTGATGGTGGCGGCTTGTTTTTGTTGGTACATCCAAATGGCTCTAAATACTGGCGGCTTAATTATCGCTACCAAGGCAAACAAAAAACCATTGCTTTGGGCGTGTTTGGTAAAGGAGCTGACCACATCACTTTAGCCAAAGCCAGACAACTGGCACAAGAAGTTAAAAAGCTATTGGCCGAGGGCAAAGACCCATCAGAAGAAAAGAAAGAACAAACAGCCAAAACCAAAGGCACCAACTCTTTTGAAACCATCGCCAGACAATGGATAGACAGCAAATCAGAACAATGGACTGAACGCCACACCAAAGCCGTACTGAAAACCTTAGAGCAAAACATCTTTCCATACATCGGCACCGACCCAATCAACACCATCACATCACAAAAGCTTTTAGCCACACTCAGGCGCATAGAAAAACGCGGCTCACTGGAAATGCTCAAAAAAATACGGCAAAGGTGCAACGGCATATTTGTTTTTGCAAAAATAAGCGGCCTGATTGAAAGCAACCCAGCCGAGGGTATATCTCAGGTATTGAAAACCCACAAAGCCAACAACCACAGAAGCATCAATCTATCTGAATTACCCGAACTGGTAAACGCCATCAACACATTCACATTAGAACCCACCACAAAAACAGGCTTATTGATTGCCCTCTATACTTTCCAACGCACAAACGAAATACGCTTTGCCCAATGGCATGAGTTTGATTTTGAAGCGGGTAAATGGTCAATACCAGCGGCCAGAATGAAAATGAAGCGCGACCATGTGGTGCCGCTATCTAAACAGGCCATAGAAGCGTTAAAGTCATTACAGCCCATCACCGGGCACTACCCTTTTGTGTTTGCATCGACACATAAACCAAATACTCAGCCTTTCAGTGAGAACGCCATGCTGTTTGCCCTATATAGAATGGGCTTTAATGGCCGCCATACAGTGCATGGGTGCCGCCACTTGGCATCAACAACCCTTAATGAAATGGGCTTTGATAGCCGGTGGATAGAAAAACAATTGAGCCATGAAGACAAGAACACCATTCGCGGCACCTACAACAAAGCCGAGTACATGCCCGAACGCACCAAAATGATGCAACAATGGGCAGATTTTGTGGATCAAGCGGACGGTTCTAATATCGTGCCAATAGGACACAAGAAAACGAAACAATCAGCTGATTCAAATGCAAACACCACCATGTAA
- a CDS encoding glycosyltransferase: MLQQPIRVLQILPALHVGGVERGTLDWAIALKQMGHIPFVISGGGHGEKCLKLNGIKHITLPVGKKSLKSLLLVKHLRRLFIELKIDVVHARSRLPAWLSYLAIKKMAHKPAFVTTLHGLHTVSPYASVMSKGDAVIAVSKTASAYLTKHFSHHLKTPPVVIYRGIEHKEFPYGFQSSKDWLAQKAQQFPEQMTLKKVLLPGRFSEIKGGMGLIPWLASADTNFRLMLNAYPEESKFSRKFYDALLNAGLSERVMWLGIERDMKQLYAWTDVVLSVNKKPESFGRTVLEALSIGCPVIAFNHGGVSEVMSELFPQGLVSVNDWSELSEKINLFIQDPPKVSPHDLFSNTEQFEQTLTVYKRLLSKK, from the coding sequence ATGTTGCAGCAACCCATTCGGGTGTTACAAATATTGCCTGCTTTGCATGTAGGTGGTGTGGAGCGTGGAACGCTCGACTGGGCTATTGCTTTGAAGCAAATGGGGCATATACCTTTTGTGATATCCGGTGGTGGTCATGGCGAAAAATGCTTGAAACTTAATGGAATCAAACACATCACATTGCCTGTTGGTAAAAAATCTTTAAAGTCTTTGCTTTTGGTGAAGCATTTAAGAAGATTATTTATTGAGTTAAAAATAGATGTTGTTCATGCCCGTTCACGTTTGCCTGCTTGGTTGAGCTATTTGGCGATAAAAAAAATGGCGCATAAACCTGCCTTTGTCACCACCCTTCATGGATTGCATACAGTGTCTCCATACGCCAGTGTGATGTCCAAAGGAGATGCGGTAATAGCTGTATCTAAAACGGCAAGTGCCTATTTAACAAAACACTTTAGCCATCATTTGAAAACGCCACCTGTGGTAATCTATCGTGGGATAGAACACAAAGAGTTTCCTTATGGGTTTCAATCAAGTAAAGATTGGTTAGCCCAAAAGGCACAACAATTCCCAGAACAAATGACCCTAAAGAAAGTGCTCTTACCAGGTAGGTTCAGTGAAATAAAAGGAGGAATGGGATTAATTCCTTGGTTGGCCTCAGCGGATACAAATTTTAGGTTGATGCTTAATGCCTACCCCGAAGAGAGCAAGTTCAGTCGAAAATTCTATGATGCTTTATTAAATGCTGGATTGTCCGAACGTGTGATGTGGCTAGGTATAGAAAGAGACATGAAGCAACTTTATGCATGGACAGATGTGGTTTTGTCGGTCAATAAAAAACCCGAAAGTTTTGGTAGAACAGTATTGGAAGCTTTAAGTATTGGCTGTCCTGTCATTGCTTTTAATCATGGGGGTGTTTCAGAAGTGATGTCTGAACTGTTTCCGCAAGGTTTGGTTTCTGTTAATGACTGGTCAGAGTTGTCTGAAAAAATCAATTTATTTATTCAGGATCCACCAAAGGTGTCTCCTCATGATTTATTTAGTAACACGGAGCAGTTTGAACAAACCCTAACAGTCTACAAAAGGTTGTTAAGCAAAAAATGA
- a CDS encoding lysophospholipid acyltransferase family protein, with protein sequence MSFKKRKTDFWVMLAKRLCQLPLSLQMRVGRTMGRLLYWIPNKRKKIAHANIKHCFSTLDAAEQTELLKANMVATGQGVFEMMSALWAPEKYVANRFEIKGLGRLKQMLAEGKGCLLLSCHTTSIEWGIRGLNHALKAANLPVGHMMARANNNTQLEAHFVVARKKFVDQLIDKKDVRTLLKSIKSGHGVYYAPDQNFSYQCEFISFFERPAATATAPAKLTQSANIKAVPWFCFRTGPAQWVVEICPELPSMGSSDYSQALTEMNQLFEEKIRQYPEQYLWVHRRFKNQPEGVEGIY encoded by the coding sequence ATGAGCTTCAAAAAAAGAAAGACTGACTTTTGGGTGATGCTGGCCAAAAGGCTTTGCCAGCTTCCATTGTCGCTTCAGATGCGTGTTGGGCGAACCATGGGACGCCTGTTGTATTGGATACCTAATAAACGAAAAAAAATAGCGCATGCCAATATTAAACACTGCTTCTCTACTCTGGATGCTGCTGAGCAAACTGAATTGTTAAAAGCCAATATGGTGGCCACAGGTCAAGGTGTTTTTGAAATGATGTCAGCTTTGTGGGCGCCGGAAAAATATGTGGCCAATCGCTTTGAAATCAAAGGTTTGGGTCGGCTGAAACAAATGTTGGCTGAAGGTAAGGGTTGTCTGCTATTGAGTTGTCACACCACATCAATAGAATGGGGTATACGTGGCCTTAATCATGCTTTAAAGGCCGCAAATTTACCCGTTGGCCACATGATGGCACGAGCCAATAACAACACGCAATTAGAAGCGCATTTTGTGGTAGCAAGGAAAAAATTTGTTGATCAATTGATTGATAAAAAGGATGTGCGCACTTTACTCAAATCCATTAAATCAGGGCATGGTGTGTATTATGCACCCGACCAAAATTTTTCATACCAGTGTGAATTTATTTCTTTTTTTGAGCGGCCTGCAGCCACTGCCACAGCGCCGGCCAAACTAACCCAAAGTGCCAACATCAAAGCAGTACCCTGGTTTTGTTTCAGAACAGGCCCTGCCCAATGGGTGGTTGAAATTTGTCCAGAGTTGCCGAGCATGGGTTCTTCGGATTACAGCCAAGCATTGACCGAGATGAACCAACTGTTTGAAGAAAAAATAAGACAATATCCAGAACAGTACTTGTGGGTTCATCGGCGTTTTAAAAATCAGCCTGAAGGTGTTGAAGGGATTTATTGA
- a CDS encoding helix-turn-helix domain-containing protein, whose translation MARPTKYKPEFAKQASQICKLGATDKDLADIFGVDERTINTWKQKHDEFFQSLKKGKDYFDCKVETALAERAIGFKHPEEKIFLNGGEVIRIETTKHYPPDVTACIYWLNNRKSKEWASRKAVEAEITVDKLPEGTGVLMTPDVLSIDDWTKLSKEANQNLTKKEKKFMAP comes from the coding sequence ATGGCAAGACCAACTAAATACAAACCAGAATTTGCAAAACAAGCATCACAGATATGTAAGCTCGGCGCAACCGATAAAGACCTGGCTGATATTTTTGGCGTTGATGAAAGAACAATCAACACATGGAAGCAAAAACATGATGAGTTTTTTCAGTCCTTAAAAAAGGGCAAGGATTATTTTGATTGCAAAGTAGAGACTGCACTTGCAGAACGGGCGATTGGCTTCAAACACCCAGAAGAAAAAATATTTCTTAATGGTGGTGAAGTTATAAGGATTGAAACAACAAAACACTATCCGCCAGATGTAACAGCTTGTATCTATTGGCTGAATAACAGAAAATCAAAGGAGTGGGCAAGTAGAAAGGCTGTTGAAGCTGAAATAACAGTTGATAAGCTACCTGAAGGCACTGGTGTTTTAATGACGCCTGACGTGCTTAGTATTGATGACTGGACTAAACTATCAAAAGAAGCCAATCAAAACCTAACCAAAAAAGAAAAAAAATTCATGGCTCCTTAA
- a CDS encoding ELM1/GtrOC1 family putative glycosyltransferase: MNKVNLCWVISDGRKGHEIQSKSVADISAHHTMIFTFQSTWIQKLLAPNKIGHRIQQTNWLNGSPNFNQPPDLVISCGRQAAAAAGKVKQQTGCKHIHVLNPKGKLSDYDLLLLPKHDGLVGDNICCFTGSIHNIRPQSLQANHSQSTAVILGNPEKSYWKKQWIKDWDKIKKRHTNIIICGSPRLSHQAKCIIRQSTQMDSPDIWLDQTDGDNPYSKLLVNSGMFYVTSDSINMVNECLATGQTLHLLASKYIHSTRHQAFIQSVQSHFSKGQLNTKEPWPDPIKEIIHCDKFQNLLKSPSSFKSG, translated from the coding sequence TTGAATAAAGTAAATCTGTGCTGGGTCATTTCGGACGGTCGTAAAGGCCATGAAATTCAAAGCAAAAGTGTGGCCGATATTTCTGCTCACCACACCATGATATTCACTTTTCAAAGCACCTGGATTCAAAAGTTATTGGCGCCCAATAAGATTGGGCACAGAATACAACAAACCAATTGGCTTAATGGCTCTCCCAACTTCAATCAGCCCCCAGATCTGGTAATCAGCTGTGGCCGTCAAGCCGCCGCCGCCGCGGGTAAAGTCAAACAACAAACTGGTTGTAAACACATTCATGTTTTGAACCCCAAAGGCAAGTTGTCAGATTATGATTTGCTGTTATTGCCCAAACATGATGGCTTAGTAGGAGATAACATATGTTGCTTTACAGGCAGTATTCACAACATCCGACCACAATCACTACAAGCAAACCATAGCCAATCAACAGCCGTTATTTTAGGCAATCCAGAAAAAAGCTATTGGAAAAAACAATGGATTAAAGACTGGGATAAAATCAAAAAAAGACATACTAACATTATCATTTGTGGCTCTCCTCGATTAAGTCATCAGGCCAAATGTATCATCAGACAAAGCACTCAAATGGATTCGCCCGATATTTGGCTAGACCAAACTGATGGAGACAATCCATATTCAAAATTGTTAGTCAACTCAGGTATGTTTTATGTCACATCTGACAGCATCAACATGGTGAATGAATGCCTAGCCACAGGCCAAACCCTTCATTTACTTGCATCCAAATACATTCACTCAACCAGACATCAAGCATTTATTCAATCGGTTCAATCGCACTTTTCAAAAGGGCAATTAAATACCAAAGAGCCTTGGCCAGACCCGATTAAAGAAATCATCCATTGTGATAAGTTTCAAAATTTATTAAAGTCCCCATCTTCATTTAAGAGTGGATAA
- a CDS encoding outer membrane lipoprotein LolB, which produces MRQTIWLLLLLLLSACHKQNTKPTTFQVNPISSQNWQMSGKMSFSDGNEGGSGRIKWKEVDGNIIAKFTAPLGQGSWDLDERLGLIQNNKGQSWSGSNMGKLLKEQLGWEVPWIALKQSIKGLDVVNKQTKSGDSLVFYKQGWKVEWKKIKKVNGFMLPHKIYLLNEPYSVKIAVKTWLLD; this is translated from the coding sequence ATGCGCCAGACTATTTGGTTACTGCTATTGCTGTTGTTGTCTGCTTGTCATAAACAAAACACTAAACCTACGACTTTCCAAGTTAACCCCATTTCAAGTCAAAACTGGCAAATGTCGGGTAAGATGTCTTTTTCTGATGGAAATGAGGGTGGCAGTGGAAGAATAAAGTGGAAAGAAGTGGATGGCAATATCATAGCAAAATTCACTGCACCCTTAGGACAGGGTAGTTGGGATTTGGATGAGCGGCTTGGATTGATTCAGAACAATAAAGGACAATCATGGTCAGGCAGTAACATGGGAAAACTGTTAAAAGAACAACTCGGCTGGGAGGTTCCTTGGATTGCTTTAAAACAAAGCATTAAAGGTTTGGACGTTGTAAATAAGCAGACTAAAAGTGGAGATTCACTTGTGTTTTATAAGCAAGGTTGGAAGGTTGAGTGGAAAAAAATCAAAAAAGTTAATGGCTTTATGCTGCCACACAAAATCTACCTGCTTAATGAACCCTATTCAGTAAAAATAGCTGTGAAAACTTGGTTGTTAGACTGA
- a CDS encoding zinc-finger domain-containing protein gives MTNKPANSEKTYYVSKSDLPVSCPGPEMITWNSHPKVYLPIEKTGEAVCEYCGAKYVLKAD, from the coding sequence ATGACTAACAAACCAGCCAACAGTGAAAAAACATACTATGTCAGTAAATCTGACTTGCCTGTTTCGTGTCCGGGACCTGAGATGATAACCTGGAATTCTCATCCAAAAGTTTACCTTCCAATTGAAAAAACTGGCGAAGCCGTTTGTGAATATTGCGGTGCCAAATATGTACTGAAAGCCGACTAA